In Desulfonatronum thiodismutans, the following proteins share a genomic window:
- the trhA gene encoding PAQR family membrane homeostasis protein TrhA, producing the protein MVAQNISTQNITGRYTLREEIANSITHGVGILFSVAGLAVLIGLASRYGDAWHIVSCSIFGATMILLYTASTLYHGITHPGAKQVLRIFDHCAIFLLIAGTYTPFTLVNLRGPWGWSLFGTIWGLALLGIVLQLTPWRRFRVLSVLLYVGMGWAIVAATKPLLHAVAPGGLLLLALGGLAYTGGIGFYVWRSLPHNHAIWHLFVLAGSVMHFFAILLYVIPISA; encoded by the coding sequence ATGGTCGCCCAGAACATATCTACCCAGAATATCACTGGAAGATACACCCTGCGTGAAGAGATCGCCAACAGCATCACGCACGGCGTGGGGATTCTGTTCTCCGTCGCCGGTCTCGCGGTTCTCATCGGCTTGGCCAGCAGGTACGGAGACGCTTGGCACATCGTCAGTTGCAGCATTTTCGGGGCCACCATGATCCTGCTGTACACGGCGTCCACCCTGTACCACGGGATCACGCACCCCGGCGCCAAACAGGTTCTCAGAATCTTTGATCACTGCGCCATTTTCCTGCTCATTGCCGGAACCTACACGCCTTTCACCCTGGTCAATCTGCGCGGGCCTTGGGGCTGGTCCCTGTTCGGTACGATCTGGGGGCTGGCCCTGCTGGGCATTGTGCTTCAACTGACCCCGTGGCGTCGCTTCCGGGTGCTCTCGGTGCTCCTCTACGTGGGCATGGGCTGGGCCATCGTCGCGGCCACCAAGCCGCTTTTGCATGCCGTAGCCCCCGGCGGGCTGCTCCTGCTGGCCCTTGGGGGCCTGGCCTACACCGGCGGGATTGGTTTCTACGTCTGGCGCAGCCTGCCGCACAACCACGCCATCTGGCACCTGTTTGTCCTGGCTGGCAGCGTGATGCACTTCTTCGCGATATTGCTCTACGTCATCCCGATCAGCGCGTGA
- the serB gene encoding phosphoserine phosphatase SerB: MREIILIQLTGTDRDGLLAGMMDQLAASGTTVLDISQSVIHEELSLGVLVEVPRENQASPVIKDLLFWAYNLGLTLKFSPVSEEDYEHWVGQQGRRRHIVTLLGRTLTAESLGRLARVITDNGLSIFGITRLSGRKSLADPAAMPRTCVEFSVRGTPADISAMRAAFLELSREQGIDIGFQEDNAFRRIRRLVCFDMDSTLIQAEVIDELAKRAGVGEEVAAITEAAMRGELDFSQSLRKRVGLLRGLPESVLEEVAATLPLTEGAERLIRTLKNLGYTIAILSGGFTYFGRRLQERLGIDYLHANALEIRDGQLTGGLVGEIVDGPGKARLLKEIAAMEHISLAQVIAVGDGANDLPMLDVAGLGIAFHAKPVVRRGAGQAISNMGLDGVLYFLGLRDSETMEELAAQE, encoded by the coding sequence ATGCGCGAAATCATACTCATTCAGTTGACCGGTACGGATCGGGACGGTCTTTTGGCCGGGATGATGGATCAGTTGGCCGCGTCCGGGACGACGGTCCTGGACATCTCCCAGTCCGTTATTCACGAGGAATTGTCTTTGGGCGTGCTGGTGGAAGTGCCTCGGGAAAATCAGGCGTCGCCCGTGATCAAAGACTTACTGTTTTGGGCCTACAACCTGGGTCTGACCCTCAAATTTTCGCCGGTTTCCGAGGAAGACTACGAACACTGGGTCGGCCAGCAGGGGCGTCGGCGGCACATCGTGACCCTCCTGGGACGGACCTTGACGGCAGAGAGTCTGGGCCGTCTGGCACGTGTGATCACGGACAACGGACTGAGCATCTTCGGCATTACCCGCCTTTCCGGGCGCAAGTCCCTGGCCGATCCCGCAGCCATGCCCCGGACCTGCGTGGAGTTTTCCGTGCGCGGCACACCGGCGGACATCTCGGCCATGCGCGCCGCTTTTCTGGAACTGTCACGGGAACAGGGCATCGACATCGGCTTTCAGGAGGACAACGCCTTTCGCCGGATTCGGAGGCTGGTCTGTTTTGACATGGATTCCACCCTGATCCAGGCCGAGGTCATCGACGAACTGGCCAAGCGGGCCGGGGTGGGGGAGGAAGTCGCGGCCATCACCGAGGCTGCCATGCGCGGGGAGTTGGATTTTTCCCAGAGCCTGCGCAAGCGGGTGGGCCTGCTGCGAGGGCTGCCGGAGTCCGTGCTGGAGGAGGTGGCCGCGACCCTGCCGCTGACCGAGGGGGCCGAGAGGTTGATCCGCACCCTGAAAAATCTGGGTTACACCATCGCCATTCTGTCCGGAGGCTTCACCTATTTCGGCCGGCGCCTGCAAGAGCGGCTGGGCATCGATTATCTGCACGCCAACGCATTGGAAATCCGGGACGGCCAGCTTACCGGCGGGCTGGTGGGTGAGATCGTGGATGGTCCGGGCAAGGCCCGCCTGCTCAAGGAGATCGCGGCCATGGAGCACATCTCCCTGGCCCAGGTTATTGCCGTGGGCGACGGGGCCAACGACCTGCCCATGCTGGACGTGGCCGGGCTGGGCATCGCCTTTCATGCCAAACCGGTGGTCCGCCGGGGCGCGGGGCAGGCCATCTCCAATATGGGGCTGGACGGAGTGCTCTACTTTTTAGGGCTTCGGGACAGTGAAACCATGGAGGAGTTGGCGGCTCAGGAGTGA
- a CDS encoding YgiT-type zinc finger protein produces the protein MCETFVDTTVTYTLQLDGKFYVIENVPAQVCKETGEEFFSPETVEHIHEMMQGAKTPVRKMETPVFEYA, from the coding sequence ATGTGCGAAACCTTCGTCGACACAACCGTAACGTACACGCTGCAACTTGATGGCAAGTTTTATGTCATCGAGAATGTTCCCGCACAGGTCTGCAAAGAAACGGGAGAAGAATTTTTTTCACCGGAAACCGTTGAACATATTCACGAAATGATGCAAGGTGCAAAAACTCCAGTCCGCAAAATGGAAACCCCGGTTTTCGAATACGCGTAA
- a CDS encoding DUF2917 domain-containing protein, translating to MVTGRCTDRVDAPSMGTGVLQWLRKRMTTLGGKVLALAGLLLARRPVEITLRDRQIATVPGRRRVRVVCLSGRAWVTSEGDGKDYELRPGNEIKPGGWGKTAITGYGPETRIAILR from the coding sequence ATGGTCACGGGGAGATGCACGGATCGCGTTGATGCACCGAGCATGGGAACAGGGGTGTTGCAATGGTTACGGAAACGGATGACCACCCTTGGCGGTAAAGTGCTTGCCCTGGCCGGACTGCTTCTGGCCAGACGCCCCGTGGAAATCACCCTGCGCGACAGACAAATCGCCACCGTCCCCGGACGAAGACGGGTGCGCGTTGTCTGCCTCAGCGGTCGGGCCTGGGTCACGTCCGAGGGCGACGGCAAAGACTACGAGTTGAGGCCGGGCAACGAGATCAAGCCCGGCGGCTGGGGCAAAACCGCCATAACCGGATACGGCCCGGAAACCAGAATTGCGATTTTGCGTTGA
- a CDS encoding MarC family protein, whose protein sequence is MTENLNLFVSVYIKLFFLLTPFFVLSAFLSMTKELAIPERRRLARRVALAVTVTGCILSVAGNAIFNVFGITLDAFRIGAGALLFLSAVSLVRGTRVEPTQETDGDISVVPLAIPITIGPATVGALLVIGASVDTLGERLISMAAFICASLSVGLMLLTANTIERVVGRLGLTILSKITGLILSALSAQIVFTGIRGMLEL, encoded by the coding sequence ATGACCGAAAATCTGAACCTCTTCGTGAGCGTGTACATCAAGCTCTTTTTCCTGCTCACGCCCTTTTTCGTCCTCTCGGCCTTCCTGTCCATGACCAAGGAACTGGCCATTCCCGAACGCCGACGCCTGGCCCGGCGCGTCGCCCTGGCCGTGACCGTGACCGGGTGCATCCTCTCCGTGGCCGGCAACGCCATCTTCAACGTCTTCGGCATCACCCTGGACGCCTTCCGCATCGGCGCGGGAGCCCTGCTCTTCCTCTCCGCCGTTTCCCTGGTCCGGGGCACCCGGGTCGAACCGACCCAAGAGACGGACGGCGACATCAGCGTGGTCCCCCTGGCCATTCCCATCACCATCGGCCCTGCCACAGTGGGCGCCCTGCTGGTCATCGGCGCAAGCGTGGACACCCTGGGCGAACGGCTGATCAGCATGGCGGCCTTTATCTGCGCCAGCCTGTCCGTGGGCCTGATGCTGCTGACCGCCAACACCATCGAACGGGTCGTGGGCCGCCTTGGCCTGACCATCCTCTCCAAGATCACCGGCCTGATCCTCTCCGCCCTCTCCGCCCAGATCGTCTTTACCGGCATCCGGGGCATGCTGGAGTTGTAA
- a CDS encoding ATP-binding protein — protein sequence MKQTRSKHKVLIANRGEIAIRIIRACEQLGLDFVCVTTKEDVASGHCRLAVELGGDQALYRISSYYDPNEMFSVADVSGATAIHPGYGFYAEDHRFARRASERGRPLIFIGPSWAVIRDLGDKINTKRLARSLNIPTIPGSDRPLYDEIEAESIAEALFSFQVDQGVHRPVVLVKASAGGGGMGIEEVNDPDKFRATFRRVRNYAKRQFRDEGVLVEQRIFDFNHLEVQIVAERSGTNIVHFGTRNCSVQSIGRQKRIEVAPGFTPQFVTYAFDAGEVLDSIINHSLTMAREVRYDNVGTWEWIVTPSGQPFLLEVNTRIQVENGVSAIISRLPGKKQVNLIAEQIRLGLGEPMGYAQKDIVFDGVGIEYRIIAEEPDNKFAPWVGRIDRFSWKDEPWAQVFTHVPTDKPYDIPTEYDPNLALGIVWGETLHQARERGQAFLDNLVLEGKNAQGAPLQSNIAYLRQKTDMLLMF from the coding sequence ATGAAGCAAACGCGAAGCAAACATAAAGTTCTTATCGCCAATCGTGGCGAAATCGCTATTCGGATCATTCGGGCCTGCGAGCAGCTCGGCTTGGATTTCGTCTGCGTCACCACCAAGGAGGACGTGGCGTCCGGGCATTGCCGTCTGGCCGTGGAGTTGGGTGGTGATCAGGCTTTGTACAGGATCAGTTCCTACTACGACCCAAACGAAATGTTTTCGGTGGCGGATGTCTCTGGGGCGACCGCCATCCATCCTGGGTACGGGTTTTACGCCGAGGATCACCGGTTTGCCCGTCGTGCCAGCGAGCGCGGCCGTCCGTTGATTTTCATCGGGCCTTCCTGGGCCGTTATTCGAGATCTTGGAGACAAGATCAATACCAAGCGCTTGGCCCGGAGTCTGAACATTCCGACCATCCCCGGCTCGGATCGTCCGCTGTACGATGAGATCGAAGCCGAGAGCATCGCCGAGGCCCTTTTTTCATTTCAGGTGGATCAAGGCGTGCATAGGCCGGTGGTTTTGGTCAAGGCTTCCGCCGGAGGCGGGGGCATGGGGATCGAGGAAGTCAATGACCCGGATAAATTTCGAGCTACCTTTCGTCGGGTGCGCAACTACGCCAAACGACAATTTCGAGATGAAGGCGTGCTGGTGGAGCAACGTATCTTTGACTTCAACCACCTTGAAGTGCAGATCGTGGCCGAACGTTCCGGGACGAACATCGTCCACTTCGGTACCAGAAACTGTTCGGTGCAAAGTATCGGGCGGCAAAAGCGGATCGAAGTCGCTCCTGGCTTCACCCCGCAATTCGTGACGTATGCCTTTGATGCCGGAGAGGTGCTTGATTCCATTATCAACCATTCCCTGACCATGGCCAGGGAGGTCCGTTACGACAACGTCGGCACCTGGGAGTGGATCGTCACGCCGAGCGGGCAGCCGTTTTTGCTGGAAGTGAACACCCGTATCCAAGTGGAAAACGGGGTCAGCGCCATTATTTCCAGGCTTCCGGGGAAAAAGCAGGTCAACTTGATCGCGGAACAGATCCGTTTGGGTCTGGGCGAGCCCATGGGATACGCCCAGAAAGACATCGTATTCGACGGTGTCGGGATCGAGTACCGGATCATCGCCGAGGAGCCGGATAACAAGTTCGCCCCCTGGGTCGGGCGAATCGACCGTTTCTCTTGGAAAGACGAGCCTTGGGCCCAGGTCTTCACGCATGTACCCACGGACAAACCGTACGACATTCCAACCGAATACGACCCAAACCTAGCCTTGGGCATTGTCTGGGGAGAAACGCTGCATCAGGCGCGGGAACGTGGTCAGGCGTTTCTGGACAATTTGGTGCTGGAAGGCAAAAATGCCCAGGGGGCGCCGTTGCAGTCCAACATCGCTTATTTGCGTCAAAAAACGGATATGCTGCTGATGTTTTGA
- a CDS encoding aminotransferase-like domain-containing protein codes for MPSEQFRYVAVEKQVMEQIEHGVLRPGDKLPSLRKQSSRLRVSLATVNQAYLELERKGVVEARPKSGFFVRPGFRGNLEPPCRTHSDLVPTSATRGELIRTVFKGVGREDILPFGVATIGQELLPIKALSRILISMVREKPMAAAQYEPIEGDPELRRQIALRVTEDGVPSRPEEVIVTSGCQEALNIALRVLTRPGDIVLIAAPAYYCFLHLLENLGLRAVEISSCPENGINPEDVRRAVTLHDVKACIFNPNFNNPDGSLTPDEAKKEIVSILSKKDIPLIEDEVYADIHFGPVRPLSCRAFDSKGLVLQCSSFSKTLAAGYRVGWIMPGRYFTKAFEVKATTNICSATPTQRAVAEYLRAGLYQRHLKRLRGGIEEQMRHMLCLIARYFPKSTRVTRPIGGAVLWLELASSVDSVKYFYRALEMGIGVAPGVVFSSQDKFSNYIRLSCGHAVSQDLEAGIQVLGELARSMAT; via the coding sequence ATGCCTTCCGAGCAATTTCGGTATGTTGCCGTGGAAAAACAGGTCATGGAACAGATCGAACACGGCGTGCTGCGCCCTGGGGACAAACTTCCTTCGCTCCGTAAGCAGAGCAGCAGGCTCCGGGTCAGCCTGGCCACGGTGAATCAGGCGTATTTGGAATTGGAGCGCAAGGGCGTGGTTGAGGCTCGGCCAAAATCCGGTTTTTTCGTGCGCCCCGGCTTTCGCGGCAATCTGGAGCCACCCTGCCGAACTCATTCGGATCTCGTGCCCACCAGCGCCACCCGAGGGGAGTTGATCCGTACGGTGTTCAAGGGGGTTGGCCGGGAGGACATTCTGCCGTTCGGCGTGGCCACCATCGGCCAGGAGCTGTTGCCCATCAAGGCGCTTAGTCGAATTCTCATTTCAATGGTTCGCGAAAAGCCCATGGCCGCGGCGCAGTACGAGCCCATCGAGGGGGACCCGGAGCTGCGAAGACAGATCGCTCTGCGTGTTACGGAGGACGGCGTTCCGTCCCGTCCCGAGGAAGTCATCGTCACCTCCGGTTGCCAGGAGGCTTTGAACATCGCCCTGCGCGTTTTGACCAGGCCGGGGGACATCGTGCTCATCGCGGCTCCGGCATACTACTGTTTTCTGCATTTGCTGGAAAACTTGGGGCTCCGGGCCGTGGAAATCTCCTCCTGCCCTGAAAACGGGATTAATCCCGAAGACGTACGCCGAGCCGTAACCTTGCACGACGTCAAAGCCTGCATTTTCAATCCCAATTTCAACAATCCCGACGGCTCGCTCACCCCGGACGAGGCCAAGAAGGAAATCGTTTCCATTTTGTCGAAAAAGGATATTCCGTTGATCGAGGACGAGGTTTACGCGGATATTCATTTCGGACCGGTCCGTCCCTTGAGTTGCCGGGCGTTCGACTCCAAGGGGCTGGTCCTTCAGTGTTCCTCGTTTTCCAAAACCCTGGCTGCTGGTTACCGCGTGGGCTGGATCATGCCCGGGCGGTATTTCACCAAGGCCTTTGAGGTCAAAGCCACCACCAACATCTGCTCGGCCACGCCGACCCAGCGGGCCGTGGCCGAATATCTCCGGGCCGGGCTGTATCAACGTCATCTCAAGCGACTGCGCGGCGGCATTGAGGAACAGATGCGGCATATGCTCTGCCTTATCGCGCGATATTTTCCAAAATCCACCCGAGTCACCCGGCCCATCGGAGGGGCCGTGCTCTGGCTGGAACTGGCCTCGAGCGTCGATTCCGTAAAGTATTTCTATCGTGCCCTGGAGATGGGCATCGGCGTGGCCCCGGGCGTGGTCTTTTCCAGCCAGGACAAATTCAGCAATTACATCCGGCTTAGTTGCGGCCATGCCGTTTCCCAGGATCTGGAGGCGGGTATTCAAGTTCTGGGCGAGCTGGCCCGGAGCATGGCGACGTAG
- a CDS encoding carboxyl transferase domain-containing protein has protein sequence MDIDKTIFDLRERLKYIQDIFGPKENENVLLLRAKLQEFEEQLPKLDPSEQIRQTSSLEDLFGFLEKKLERQLTPMDRVRIVRHPQRISLKDILEHVYDNYTEIGGQDEYSVDPSMLIARAYITRRVGNKVFNQSVMVIGQEKGHGQEFRNGGSVKPWGNAKALQYMKVAETENIPIHAYVNTPGAFPVEDYPGAAQQIARNIYEMAGLRVPVIAIFSEGGSGGAEAIGLADVRLMLSHGYYSVISPEGAAAIEGRIRQGQRVPPDLVEKCAKQLKITAEDNLALGLVDRIIQEPVLGARTEHFDFFRTLRQEVINATDEIVLRVRGMNYFRAKAVMRQKKSPGANAENIFVRWKLGGAARERLLWKRYQRFMTMSQHAVLDRRSLGRRVYDYGTDLGWSVYSFFKYDFWRKHQKKVTQVAEDVGAEFQVVLNKCFAPIKRIKGSLTGSEGDGGGDQCQLTQLSRWEEREAESKKEYLSPKAKQDLTITCPNTPIHGCLDMWAPDLFGEWAGVCIHCGHHFSMEYEWYLHNVYDPDSIREFNAQIEAKNPLGYEGLDLKLEEAKRKTGLKSSCMTFEATIDGVNVVTAMLTAGFRGGSVGAAEGEKFIRAVDRARKKHFPFIAYVHGTAGIRIQEGTLGVIQMPRCTMAVRRYLEDGGLYLVVYDTNSYAGPVASFLGCSPYQFAIRSSRVGFAGPGVIQETTGMPVEPHYHGAYQALSRGHIQGVWDRREMRKNVYQALLTVGGRNLYYR, from the coding sequence ATGGATATAGATAAAACCATTTTTGATCTGCGTGAGCGGCTGAAATACATACAGGATATTTTCGGCCCGAAAGAAAATGAGAATGTTTTGCTTTTGCGGGCCAAACTTCAGGAGTTCGAGGAGCAGTTACCTAAGCTTGATCCTTCGGAACAGATTCGGCAGACTTCTTCACTAGAGGATTTGTTCGGTTTTCTGGAGAAAAAACTGGAACGACAACTCACGCCCATGGACAGGGTCCGGATCGTTCGTCATCCTCAGCGGATTTCATTGAAAGACATTCTGGAGCATGTCTATGACAACTACACGGAAATTGGTGGTCAGGACGAGTACAGCGTAGACCCCAGCATGTTGATTGCCAGAGCCTACATCACCCGCCGAGTGGGCAACAAGGTCTTCAACCAATCCGTGATGGTCATCGGCCAGGAGAAAGGCCATGGCCAGGAGTTCCGCAACGGCGGTTCGGTCAAACCCTGGGGAAACGCCAAGGCCTTGCAGTATATGAAGGTCGCGGAAACCGAGAACATTCCCATCCACGCCTACGTGAACACGCCCGGTGCGTTTCCCGTTGAGGACTATCCCGGAGCGGCCCAGCAGATTGCCCGGAATATTTATGAAATGGCCGGACTGCGGGTCCCGGTGATCGCCATTTTTTCCGAAGGCGGGTCCGGAGGCGCGGAGGCCATCGGGTTGGCCGACGTGCGGCTGATGCTCTCCCACGGGTATTATTCAGTGATTTCCCCGGAAGGCGCGGCGGCCATTGAGGGCCGTATCAGACAGGGGCAGCGAGTTCCGCCGGATTTGGTGGAGAAGTGCGCAAAACAGCTCAAGATCACCGCTGAAGACAACCTGGCCCTGGGGCTCGTGGACAGGATCATCCAGGAGCCTGTGCTGGGAGCGCGGACGGAACATTTTGATTTTTTCCGAACACTGCGTCAGGAAGTGATCAACGCCACGGATGAAATCGTCTTGCGGGTTCGCGGGATGAACTACTTCCGGGCCAAGGCCGTCATGCGCCAGAAGAAGTCTCCCGGAGCTAACGCGGAGAATATTTTCGTCCGTTGGAAGCTCGGCGGAGCTGCTCGGGAACGATTGCTTTGGAAGCGCTACCAGCGCTTTATGACCATGAGCCAACATGCCGTGCTGGATCGACGCTCTCTGGGGCGAAGAGTATATGACTATGGGACGGATCTGGGGTGGTCGGTTTATTCCTTTTTCAAGTACGATTTTTGGCGCAAGCACCAGAAAAAGGTAACCCAGGTAGCCGAAGACGTGGGAGCCGAATTTCAGGTGGTGCTGAACAAGTGCTTCGCGCCCATCAAGCGGATTAAAGGCTCCCTGACCGGAAGCGAGGGAGACGGAGGCGGAGATCAGTGCCAGCTGACCCAACTGTCCCGTTGGGAGGAGCGCGAGGCGGAGTCGAAAAAAGAGTATCTCAGCCCCAAGGCCAAACAGGACCTGACCATCACCTGCCCCAACACGCCGATTCACGGCTGTCTGGATATGTGGGCGCCGGACCTGTTCGGCGAGTGGGCCGGGGTCTGCATTCACTGCGGGCATCATTTTTCGATGGAATACGAATGGTATTTGCATAACGTGTACGACCCGGATTCCATCAGGGAATTCAATGCGCAGATCGAGGCAAAGAATCCTTTAGGTTACGAGGGCTTGGACCTGAAACTTGAGGAAGCCAAGCGCAAGACGGGATTGAAAAGCTCGTGCATGACCTTCGAGGCCACCATCGATGGCGTGAACGTGGTTACGGCCATGCTCACTGCAGGCTTTCGAGGAGGCTCTGTCGGCGCGGCGGAAGGAGAGAAGTTCATTCGTGCCGTGGACCGGGCGCGGAAGAAGCACTTCCCGTTCATCGCCTATGTCCACGGTACGGCCGGAATCCGCATTCAGGAGGGTACCCTGGGCGTCATCCAGATGCCGCGGTGTACCATGGCCGTTCGGCGCTACCTGGAAGACGGCGGGCTCTATCTCGTGGTGTACGACACGAATTCCTACGCAGGCCCCGTGGCCAGCTTTCTGGGTTGTTCCCCGTACCAATTCGCGATTCGTTCCTCCAGGGTTGGTTTCGCCGGTCCCGGCGTGATTCAGGAAACCACGGGAATGCCCGTGGAGCCGCACTATCACGGAGCATATCAGGCTTTGTCGCGCGGGCATATTCAGGGCGTCTGGGATCGCCGTGAGATGCGCAAGAACGTATACCAAGCCCTCCTGACCGTGGGAGGAAGGAATTTGTATTACCGCTGA
- a CDS encoding DUF4258 domain-containing protein, with the protein MWSKRCRFLTVLHDTSANILSRMRESIRSREYLFTKHALTQTLRRRISNSEIEQAMLSHSEMIEFYPDDKYGPSALILGFTYSGRPLHVLCGHLDRTLLKIITAYEPDPEQWIDNRIRTKR; encoded by the coding sequence ATGTGGAGCAAAAGGTGTAGATTTTTGACTGTTCTTCACGACACATCGGCGAACATACTCTCACGAATGCGAGAGAGTATCCGCTCTCGCGAATATCTCTTTACAAAACATGCTCTTACCCAAACGCTGCGGAGAAGAATATCCAACAGCGAAATTGAGCAAGCCATGTTGTCACATTCCGAGATGATCGAGTTTTATCCTGACGACAAGTACGGCCCAAGTGCATTGATTCTAGGATTTACTTACTCCGGACGTCCTCTCCATGTTCTCTGCGGCCATCTCGATCGAACCCTTCTGAAGATCATTACCGCCTATGAGCCAGACCCTGAACAGTGGATCGACAACCGGATCCGGACCAAACGATAA
- a CDS encoding OmpA/MotB family protein: MNADFQSSPQNSVGLESELGENAEDEKDWMVTFTDMCLLLLVFFILLFTMSTFDDARFEETFYSVRMALGDTMGGTLGADRIPAEDIGVFIDQAMMHRQVVENQQRIFSDFRYYQNTKGLEGVVGAIFDEGTITLRVPGDVLFGLGQVNLTPEGRRVIAELKDFFIRYHDQTINIRGFTDDIPPRSGGRFEDNWEISALRAVNVLRYLMELGIEPVRLTSTGLAEMYPLFPNTTDENRSRNRRVEFVLEKRIGN, from the coding sequence GTGAACGCTGATTTTCAATCTTCTCCTCAAAATTCCGTTGGCTTGGAGTCCGAACTCGGCGAGAATGCCGAGGACGAAAAAGACTGGATGGTGACATTCACGGACATGTGTTTGTTACTCCTGGTCTTCTTTATTCTACTTTTCACCATGTCGACATTTGATGACGCTCGTTTTGAGGAGACCTTTTACTCCGTGCGCATGGCTCTGGGCGATACCATGGGAGGTACGCTTGGAGCAGATAGAATCCCCGCCGAGGACATTGGTGTGTTTATCGATCAGGCGATGATGCACAGACAGGTGGTTGAGAATCAGCAGCGTATTTTTTCTGATTTTCGTTATTATCAGAATACCAAGGGGTTGGAAGGAGTCGTTGGAGCCATATTTGATGAAGGAACGATCACCTTGCGGGTACCGGGCGATGTTTTGTTCGGACTGGGGCAGGTCAACTTGACTCCCGAAGGACGGCGCGTCATCGCGGAACTTAAGGATTTTTTTATTCGGTATCACGATCAAACCATTAATATTCGAGGCTTTACGGATGATATTCCCCCCCGAAGCGGTGGACGATTCGAAGATAATTGGGAAATATCCGCCTTGCGTGCCGTGAATGTCTTACGCTATCTTATGGAACTCGGCATTGAGCCGGTACGTCTGACGTCCACTGGGCTAGCGGAAATGTATCCTCTGTTTCCTAATACCACTGACGAGAATCGAAGCAGAAACAGACGAGTCGAATTCGTCTTGGAGAAGCGCATTGGGAATTGA
- a CDS encoding single-stranded DNA-binding protein, whose translation MSGSLNKVILVGRLGQDPKLAYTQSGQPVANFTMATDESYTDKDGQKVEKAEWHRVVVWGKQSEFVGNYMTKGRLVMVEGKLQTRKWQDQQGQDRYTTEIVAQRVQAMDSKGQRTEDAPMPEDRHAPGPMAQPSESGMDEVPF comes from the coding sequence ATGAGTGGATCGCTGAATAAAGTCATCCTTGTCGGCAGGCTCGGGCAAGACCCGAAGCTGGCCTATACCCAGAGCGGACAGCCGGTGGCCAACTTCACCATGGCCACGGACGAGTCCTACACGGACAAGGACGGTCAGAAAGTTGAGAAAGCGGAATGGCACCGGGTGGTTGTCTGGGGCAAACAGTCCGAGTTCGTGGGGAACTACATGACCAAGGGCCGGTTGGTGATGGTGGAAGGCAAGCTCCAGACCCGCAAGTGGCAGGACCAGCAAGGTCAGGATCGATACACCACGGAAATCGTGGCCCAGCGGGTCCAGGCCATGGATTCCAAGGGGCAGCGCACCGAGGACGCCCCCATGCCCGAGGATCGCCACGCCCCGGGGCCCATGGCTCAACCTTCAGAAAGTGGAATGGATGAAGTGCCCTTCTGA
- a CDS encoding motility protein A: protein MNKTTLFGIIAGTSLILIAIFLGGAVDTFVNVPGFFIVVGGTLAAICVNYPLNDIIQAHTAAFKIFLSRKVREIDVVNTMVKIADISRREGLLALENIKTENMILKKACQLIADNADPMLIREMLAIEIASLRRRHHIVHDVFKRMGAYAPSFGMIGTLIGLVQMLASLHDPSSIGPAMAVALLTTFYGAMMASLVFLPVAGKLRSQSQEEVLHLYIIFEGAKCILENNNPRLVYEKLSSFVPPKDRRSER from the coding sequence TCTTTGATTCTCATCGCGATTTTCCTTGGCGGAGCAGTGGACACCTTTGTCAATGTTCCCGGCTTTTTTATCGTTGTCGGCGGGACATTGGCTGCTATCTGTGTCAATTATCCTCTCAACGATATTATTCAAGCGCACACGGCGGCTTTTAAAATTTTTCTTTCACGAAAGGTGCGTGAGATCGATGTGGTGAACACAATGGTCAAGATCGCGGATATCAGTCGCAGAGAGGGGTTGCTGGCACTAGAAAACATCAAGACCGAGAACATGATCCTAAAAAAAGCCTGCCAGCTGATTGCCGACAACGCGGATCCCATGTTGATTCGGGAAATGTTGGCCATTGAGATCGCCTCATTGCGTCGTCGACATCATATTGTACACGATGTCTTCAAGCGAATGGGGGCTTATGCTCCCTCCTTCGGTATGATCGGTACGCTGATCGGCCTCGTGCAGATGCTGGCTTCGCTACATGATCCGTCATCAATTGGTCCGGCCATGGCCGTTGCCTTGCTGACCACTTTCTATGGCGCCATGATGGCCAGCTTGGTCTTCCTGCCTGTTGCTGGAAAATTGCGGAGCCAGAGTCAAGAGGAAGTTTTACATCTGTACATTATTTTTGAAGGCGCGAAATGCATTCTCGAAAACAATAATCCACGGCTCGTCTACGAAAAACTCTCTTCTTTCGTTCCTCCCAAGGACCGTCGCAGTGAACGCTGA